The proteins below come from a single Leptolyngbya sp. 'hensonii' genomic window:
- a CDS encoding HNH endonuclease signature motif containing protein, whose translation MHHQVPRRQGGTNHASNLMAVHMVCHLQLHR comes from the coding sequence ATCCATCACCAAGTGCCACGCCGTCAAGGGGGGACAAATCATGCTTCTAATTTAATGGCTGTCCATATGGTCTGCCATTTACAATTGCATCGGTAA